In one Dermacentor variabilis isolate Ectoservices chromosome 4, ASM5094787v1, whole genome shotgun sequence genomic region, the following are encoded:
- the LOC142579952 gene encoding uncharacterized protein LOC142579952, translated as MESVERGLDSSKHAKHSTRKPKSVTKQPRKGHKGEELSTGTKSRKRKKSATHKVSERVPSARSRSAIDEAPLLTTEISATEQPALSKEAQRRDESVHPGNEDEVSVRVRQSDRNGVGGAQRDTRGSRAGSREALRSQSAAANLGDSAPPGGMALAIGPEEHRTAQVAPPHGRTGQPPPVSGNVGLCKSAATNVGSPAEAGPALDSAGRALPPLVTGGDPVSAPESVGLSVLGSEVASKSGAFLAESRLSVATEASTFGASAQRSRMSVPGAHRRSLQLQRVNEAIAERAAMDRRKSILLQERVTWWSTLTKSCVAVAAFAWVGGALLLLLAVYAGRKSHAHKSCTTPGCIEFARSLRQSINISVQPCENFGRFVCDGWRTRYRLTVHEQAFVKVLESVGLSLLTVPVSGNQGQHSAKQKAALLYRSCDSVRRGDRDELENVREALRSEGIVWPHRSSDPDFLHVALRSSLVLRWGVPFDVTLRSEGKHLVVQLEAFEMFALLRDKFVATSPGSPERKAYFDTLQSNFKMNDSHLLHLDEVNDLDKAAFAMLPKSVQASHYAVRLDEKHVFAGVDNVTQEYWRQELSPFVSLNKTERIVFATHTENFIRKVWELWAVKGGEDMHIFVSWCVVQIAALFANEQLQVNFYGSTEAAHFEQGASCLAKAFLIAGTDVFSGYNNFVFAGRARLRAHKLVRALRRAFLHRLQQWKYYDADVTVTLERDTTEVPVHVVHTGSVVEVNDLVPAMHDSLVHNWQNTPVTSPANVSLRSSIYSVIEAAQLLVFQDKDFLMMPYAFAFPYFDRSSTAGFNYAGAGGIAAFALAKLFLAAYGASKRANASLETSLRCLKNASANAVARDNSQLVMARALAASVAFQAYESESASWDITVQNLEEYSGAQLFFMASCYVLCPGSARGHEDGAQCNAHLQNLEEFARAFACALGTKMNPQSKCSIM; from the exons ATGGAATCGGTGGAGAGGGGCCTCGATTCGTCCAAGCACGCGAAGCACTCCACGAGGAAGCCCAAGTCGGTAACGAAACAACCGCGGAAAGGACACAAAGGGGAAGAGCTCTCGACTGGGAcgaagtctcggaagagaaagaAGTCGGCCACGCACAAGGTCTCCGAACGTGTTCCTTCCGCAAGAAGCAGATCAGCCATCGACGAGGCGCCGCTATTAACGACCGAGATTTCCGCGACGGAGCAGCCCGCCCTCTCAAAAGAAGCGCAAAGGCGCGACGAAAGCGTTCATCCGGGCAACGAAGACGAAGTCTCGGTGCGCGTTCGACAAAGCGACCGGAATGGCGTCGGTGGTGCCCAGCGCGACACGCGAGGCAGCCGTGCTGGTTCCCGGGAAGCCCTGCGATCGCAGTCAGCTGCCGCGAATCTGGGAGACTCGGCCCCGCCAGGAGGCATGGCACTCGCGATCGGCCCCGAGGAACACCGGACTGCGCAGGTGGCGCCACCTCACGGACGCACAGGCCAGCCTCCTCCCGTCAGTGGCAACGTGGGGCTCTGCAAGAGCGCGGCTACCAACGTCGGTTCGCCTGCGGAAGCGGGCCCCGCTTTGGACAGCGCGGGCAGAGCCCTGCCGCCTCTGGTTACCGGAGGCGATCCCGTCTCTGCGCCGGAGTCCGTCGGGTTGTCGGTTCTGGGCTCGGAAGTAGCCTCAAAGTCCGGAGCCTTTCTGGCCGAGAGCAGGCTTTCCGTTGCGACGGAGGCCAGCACCTTCGGCGCATCTGCGCAGAGGTCGAGGATGTCAGTACCCGGCGCTCACCGACGGTCCCTGCAGCTGCAGAGGGTGAACGAAGCCATCGCAGAGCGTGCGGCGATGGACAGGCGGAAATCAATCCTTTTACAG GAACGCGTGACTTGGTGGTCAACGCTGACAAAGTCCTGCGTCGCCGTAGCTGCGTTTGCCTGGGTTGGCGGGGCGCTGCTCCTGCTGCTCGCCGTTTACGCTGGCCGAAAGAGTCACGCCCACAAGTCGTGCACGACGCCCGGTTGCATCGAGTTCGCCAGGAGTCTGCGCCAGTCGATCAACATCTCCGTGCAGCCGTGCGAGAACTTCGGCCGCTTCGTCTGTGACGGCTGGAGAACCAGGTACCGACTGACGGTTCACGAGCAGGCGTTCGTGAAGGTGCTCGAGAGCGTCGGCCTTTCGCTGCTCACCGTGCCTGTGTCGGGCAATCAAGGCCAGCACAGCGCGAAGCAGAAGGCGGCACTCCTGTACCGCAGCTGCGACTCCGTGAGGCGCGGAGACCGGGACGAGCTGGAAAACGTACGCGAGGCGCTGCGCAGTGAAGGCATCGTCTGGCCTCACCGGTCATCGGACCCTGACTTTCTGCACGTGGCACTTCGGTCGTCCCTCGTACTTCGATGGGGTGTCCCGTTCGACGTCACCCTGAGATCCGAGGGCAAACACCTGGTGGTCCAGCTGGAGGCATTCGAAATGTTCGCCTTGCTCCGAGACAAATTCGTGGCAACGTCTCCCGGGTCGCCAGAGAGAAAGGCTTATTTCGATACGCTCCAGTCTAATTTCAAGATGAACGACAGCCACCTGCTGCACTTGGACGAGGTCAACGACTTGGACAAAGCCGCCTTCGCCATGCTTCCGAAGAGCGTCCAGGCCTCCCATTACGCGGTGAGGCTAGACGAGAAACACGTCTTTGCTGGCGTCGACAACGTGACGCAGGAATATTGGCGCCAAGAGCTCAGCCCTTTCGTGTCCTTAAACAAGACCGAACGCATCGTCTTCGCGACCCACACGGAGAATTTTATCCGTAAGGTCTGGGAGCTCTGGGCTGTCAAAGGCGGAGAGGACATGCACATCTTTGTGTCCTGGTGCGTGGTGCAGATAGCCGCTCTCTTCGCAAACGAGCAGCTCCAAGTCAACTTCTACGGGAGCACAGAAGCGGCTCATTTCGAGCAAGGCGCCTCGTGCCTAGCCAAGGCCTTCCTCATCGCCGGAACAGATGTCTTCTCCGGCTACAACAACTTTGTTTTCGCCGGCAGGGCACGGCTCAGGGCTCACAAACTGGTCCGCGCTTTGCGCAGAGCATTCCTGCACCGCCTGCAGCAGTGGAAGTACTACGACGCTGACGTCACGGTGACGCTAGAGCGAGACACGACAGAGGTGCCGGTGCACGTCGTCCACACGGGCTCCGTGGTGGAAGTCAATGACCTGGTTCCTGCCATGCATGACTCGCTAGTTCACAACTGGCAGAACACACCGGTAACTTCCCCGGCGAATGTTTCCTTGCGATCAAGCATCTACTCGGTCATCGAGGCTGCGCAGCTGCTGGTGTTCCAGGACAAGGACTTCCTCATGATGCCGTACGCCTTCGCGTTCCCGTACTTTGACAGAAGCTCCACGGCAGGTTTCAACTACGCTGGCGCGGGCGGGATCGCGGCGTTCGCGCTGGCCAAGCTCTTCTTGGCGGCGTACGGTGCGTCGAAAAGAGCGAACGCGTCCCTGGAGACCAGTCTACGCTGCCTGAAGAACGCGTCTGCCAACGCCGTGGCCAGAGACAACAGCCAACTGGTAATGGCACGCGCGCTCGCTGCCAGCGTTGCCTTCCAGGCCTACGAGTCCGAGTCAGCTTCCTGGGACATTACCGTGCAGAACCTGGAGGAGTACTCTGGCGCGCAGCTGTTTTTCATGGCGTCCTGCTATGTATTGTGTCCAGGGAGCGCCAGAGGACACGAAGATGGCGCGCAGTGCAACGCCCACCTGCAGAACCTGGAGGAGTTTGCGCGAGCGTTTGCTTGCGCTCTGGGCACGAAGATGAACCCGCAGTCGAAGTGCAGCATCATGTGA